One region of Amphiprion ocellaris isolate individual 3 ecotype Okinawa chromosome 9, ASM2253959v1, whole genome shotgun sequence genomic DNA includes:
- the bves gene encoding blood vessel epicardial substance isoform X1: MSSTPEPPFLFSTLPLFPSSTPVVSTVEPNGTSCHEWEQTHHLLFHLGYLSLLLGLIIPTTLGLHMILLRLLLMTGCSLFIAWATLYRCNMDVMVWNVVFLVVNFMHLFFLLYKRRPIKIDRELRSVYKRMFEPLHVQEALFQRLTGQFCTIQTLKKGQAYAAEDKTSVDERLSILLKGKMKVSYRGHFLHNIYTNSFIDSPEFRSTEMHKGEKFQVTIMAEENCKFLCWSRERLTYFLESDTFLNEVFRYLIGKDITNKLYSLNDPTLSDKAVKKMDRQPSLCSQLSMMQMRNSMASTSDTDDVLNQILRGGSAGSCQISPGTKSSSKMKRIEEGMEDDVFEESAHSHHMPNTLTDEV, from the exons ATGTCTTCAACCCCAGAGCCACCCTTCCTCTTCTCCACATTGCCCTTGTTCCCTTCATCCACTCCAGTAGTCTCTACTGTGGAACCCAACGGCACCTCTTGCCATGAGTGGGAGCAGACCCACCACCTGCTCTTCCATCTGGGGTACTTGTCTCTGCTGCTGGGCCTGATCATCCCTACCACCCTGGGTCTGCACATGATTCTGCTGCGCCTCCTCCTGATGACAG GATGCAGTCTCTTCATTGCCTGGGCAACATTGTACAGGTGCAACATGGATGTGATGGTTTGGAATGTGGTATTTCTTGTGGTAAACTTCATGCACTTGTTCTTCCTTCTGTACAAGCGCAGACCG ATTAAGATCGACAGAGAGCTGCGGTCAGTCTACAAGCGGATGTTTGAGCCTCTCCACGTGCAGGAGGCTTTGTTTCAGAGGCTCACAGGACAGTTCTGCACCATTCAGACCCTGAAGAAAGGCCAGGCGTATGCTGCTGAGGACAAGACCTCTGTGGACGAACGCCTCAGCATTCTCCTGAAAGGAAA GATGAAGGTGTCGTACCGGGGCCATTTCCTTCACAACATCTATACCAATTCATTCATCGACTCACCAGAATTCAGGTCAACTGAGATGCACAAAGGAGAGAAGTTTCAG GTGACCATCATGGCAGAGGAGAACTGCAAATTCCTGTGTTGGTCTCGAGAGAGGCTCACCTACTTCCTGGAATCAGacacttttttaaatgaagtgttCAGATATCTCATCGGCAAAGACATCACCAACAAACTGTACTCTCTGAATGATCCAACACTCAGTGACAAG GCAGTGAAGAAGATGGACCGTCAGCCCAGCCTGTGCTCTCAGCTGTCTATGATGCAGATGAGAAACAGCATGGCGAGTACCAGCGACACTGATGACGTACTTAACCAGATCCTACGTGGAGGATCGGCTGGGTCATGTC aAATATCACCTGGCACCAAGTCTTCCTCAAAAATGAAACGTATAGAAGAAGGCATGGAAGATGACGTTTTTGAGGAATCTGCACATTCTCACCATATGCCCAACACTTTGACTGATGAGGTGTAG
- the bves gene encoding blood vessel epicardial substance isoform X2: MSSTPEPPFLFSTLPLFPSSTPVVSTVEPNGTSCHEWEQTHHLLFHLGYLSLLLGLIIPTTLGLHMILLRLLLMTGCSLFIAWATLYRCNMDVMVWNVVFLVVNFMHLFFLLYKRRPIKIDRELRSVYKRMFEPLHVQEALFQRLTGQFCTIQTLKKGQAYAAEDKTSVDERLSILLKGKMKVSYRGHFLHNIYTNSFIDSPEFRSTEMHKGEKFQVTIMAEENCKFLCWSRERLTYFLESDTFLNEVFRYLIGKDITNKLYSLNDPTLSDKAVKKMDRQPSLCSQLSMMQMRNSMASTSDTDDVLNQILRGGSAGSCPVTTPSE, encoded by the exons ATGTCTTCAACCCCAGAGCCACCCTTCCTCTTCTCCACATTGCCCTTGTTCCCTTCATCCACTCCAGTAGTCTCTACTGTGGAACCCAACGGCACCTCTTGCCATGAGTGGGAGCAGACCCACCACCTGCTCTTCCATCTGGGGTACTTGTCTCTGCTGCTGGGCCTGATCATCCCTACCACCCTGGGTCTGCACATGATTCTGCTGCGCCTCCTCCTGATGACAG GATGCAGTCTCTTCATTGCCTGGGCAACATTGTACAGGTGCAACATGGATGTGATGGTTTGGAATGTGGTATTTCTTGTGGTAAACTTCATGCACTTGTTCTTCCTTCTGTACAAGCGCAGACCG ATTAAGATCGACAGAGAGCTGCGGTCAGTCTACAAGCGGATGTTTGAGCCTCTCCACGTGCAGGAGGCTTTGTTTCAGAGGCTCACAGGACAGTTCTGCACCATTCAGACCCTGAAGAAAGGCCAGGCGTATGCTGCTGAGGACAAGACCTCTGTGGACGAACGCCTCAGCATTCTCCTGAAAGGAAA GATGAAGGTGTCGTACCGGGGCCATTTCCTTCACAACATCTATACCAATTCATTCATCGACTCACCAGAATTCAGGTCAACTGAGATGCACAAAGGAGAGAAGTTTCAG GTGACCATCATGGCAGAGGAGAACTGCAAATTCCTGTGTTGGTCTCGAGAGAGGCTCACCTACTTCCTGGAATCAGacacttttttaaatgaagtgttCAGATATCTCATCGGCAAAGACATCACCAACAAACTGTACTCTCTGAATGATCCAACACTCAGTGACAAG GCAGTGAAGAAGATGGACCGTCAGCCCAGCCTGTGCTCTCAGCTGTCTATGATGCAGATGAGAAACAGCATGGCGAGTACCAGCGACACTGATGACGTACTTAACCAGATCCTACGTGGAGGATCGGCTGGGTCATGTC CTGTGACTACTCCCTCAGAATGA